The Methanospirillum lacunae region CTTATCGGCATGCCACTCTACACTGCAGCAGTTCTGATCGGTGGAGCCAGATTCCTGGAATCAACCCTCAACATCTCCTATACCTCTTCACTTATTGTCTTTGCAGCAGTGGTTGCGATATATGTAATGTACGGAGGACTCATCGCAGTCATGTACACCGACGCATTCCAGGGAGGTATCATGTTTGTCGGGATGACATTGCTCCTGGTGCTTACCTATGTTTACTTAGGTGGAATCACTACTGCAAATTCAGCCCTTGATGCAATGTCTAACCTTGTCCCTGCATCACTAACGGCCCAGGGAATGACTGGATGGGCATCAATGCCTAATATCGGTTCGCCTATCTGGTTCACTCTGATAACTACACTTGTTCTGGGAGTGGGAATTGGTGTCCTGGCCCAGCCCCAGCTGGTTGTCAGGTTCATGACCGCAAAGGACAACCGTGCACTTAACAGGGCTGTTCTTGTAGGCGGGCCATTCATCCTGATGATGACTGGAGTTGCCTTTACCGTCGGTGCTCTCACCAACGTCTATTTCCTACAACATACCGGAAAGATAGCAGTGGACGCTGCCGGAGGAAATATCGACTCTATCATACCGGTGTACATTAACCAGGCAATGCCCGAGTTGTTCGTGATCATATTCATGCTCACGCTCCTTTCAGCAGCCATGTCCACGCTCTCGGCCTTGTACCACACCATGGGAACCGCCCTTGTATGTGATATCTGGGGTCGGGGAAAGACCTGCGCTCTTTCAGTCAGGGCAAATCAGATTGGATGCCTGATCATGATGATTTTGAGTGTAATCCTCGCCCTGTTAATGCCTGAGGGGATTATCGCCAGGGCTACAGCAATGTTCATGGGACTTTGCGCCTCAGCATTTCTTCCCGCCTTCGCTGTAGGGGTCTATTCGCACCACCCTTCCCGTGCCGGAGCTATCTGGAGTATGGTTATAGGGGCTCTTACCTGGTTCTTCTGGACTGCGTTTGTACATACAGCAGAAGCTAAAACACTTGGGATTTCCCAGGTCCTCACAGGAGTGCAGACGATCCTCGGGCTCCCCTGGTCTGTCATCGATCCCCTCGTGTTTGCACTGCCTCTTTCCTTTATAGTCATGATACTCTTCCAGTTCAGGGAACGTGTGCAAATACGACAGAATTCATGCTGAAAAGGCTCATACTCTTTTTTTGTTTATCCGAGAAATATATTAACGAATGACCCGTAATCAGTCATACAATAGCAGTTGGTGTCAAGTTCAGATCTATTTCGTATACTAAGGTGGGATTGCAATAAAATCGAAGAGCACAATATTAGTTCTTGTTCTGCTCGTGCTCTATTTGACAGGTAGTGTAACTGCTGGATCCCTTCCTCAACCTACGAACCATTCACCCGAAGATACAACCATAGCCACTAATATCGATGAACACAAAACC contains the following coding sequences:
- a CDS encoding sodium:solute symporter family protein, coding for MPTDPIVTLAIVLVYVGITLILGYIGYRKTNHAEDYLLAGRDTHPVIIALSYGATFISTSAIVGFGGVAANLGMGLIWLTVFNIGIGILLAFVIFGKKTREKGVETGAVTFPDLMGKIFQSPGLQFLSGLIILIGMPLYTAAVLIGGARFLESTLNISYTSSLIVFAAVVAIYVMYGGLIAVMYTDAFQGGIMFVGMTLLLVLTYVYLGGITTANSALDAMSNLVPASLTAQGMTGWASMPNIGSPIWFTLITTLVLGVGIGVLAQPQLVVRFMTAKDNRALNRAVLVGGPFILMMTGVAFTVGALTNVYFLQHTGKIAVDAAGGNIDSIIPVYINQAMPELFVIIFMLTLLSAAMSTLSALYHTMGTALVCDIWGRGKTCALSVRANQIGCLIMMILSVILALLMPEGIIARATAMFMGLCASAFLPAFAVGVYSHHPSRAGAIWSMVIGALTWFFWTAFVHTAEAKTLGISQVLTGVQTILGLPWSVIDPLVFALPLSFIVMILFQFRERVQIRQNSC